GGGGCGTACCGAAAAAGGCCGGTCACCACGAGCGCGGTGACCGGCCGGACAAACCTCAGGACCCCAGGATCTTGGCCTTCTGCACCTCGACCTCGGCGTCGCTCAGCAGACCCTGCGCCCTCAGCTCGGACAGCTGCTTGAGCTGCTCCAGCTTCACCGACATCGGATCCGGCGCCGGGGCGGCCGGCTCCGGCTCCGGCTGCTGGGCGTTGTAATCCTCCTCCTGTGCCTGCCGGGACCAGCGGCCGGCCTGCCGCCGCGACACCCGGTTGGACACCGCTGTCGCCGTGCCGGCGATCACCGCGGTGCGTGCGACTCCCCTGAGCAAACCCGGCATCGCCGATCAACTCCCGCTCGTGATGGTGGACTGTTCGGACTCGGTCTCGTCCAGTGCGGACAGCAGCTGTTGTACCGGGATCCGGCCGCCGGCGACCAGCTGCGCGCCGGCCTCCCGCAGGGTCCGGGCCAGCGGCGCGGCCCAGGTGTTCTCGTAGACCAGGACGGCCGCCGCCGCGCCCGGCGCCAGGATGTCGCCGATCTCGCGCAGGTCGTCGCCGCCGAGGATGCCGGACGCCGCGCCGTGGAACGCGCCCAGCCCGGCCACGTCCATCTCGGTGCCGTCCAGCGCCATCACCGCGCCGTCCGCCGCCTTGCGGACGAACAGCAGGTCGAGCACCCGGATGGTGTGCTGGTCCACCAGGTCCAGCAGCATCGGGAACGCCTTGCCGGTCAGGCTGCCCCGCGGGAACTCGATGCACAGGTAGTCGATCGGTCCCATCTCCTGAAGATCGGTCATCAGGCACCCACCGGCTCGAGACGGCGGTCCGCGGCGTCCGCGATCCCGGCCACCCGCTCCGGTGCCCGGCGGCGGCTGACCAGCGCCTCCAGGCCCAGCGCGATCAGCGCGCCGCCGGCCGCCGCGACCAGCGGCAGCACCACGAGGATGCCGTAGTCCGGCCGCGCCGGGCGGCCCCGGAGCACCAGATAGGCGTCCCCGGCTCGCTGCTTTGCGATCTCTCTCCTGGTCATGGATTCCCCTCAGCTCGTGATGGTCCGGGAGGTGAGCCGGCGCCACGAGGCGGGCCCACGCCGGCTCCGCCGGTGGTCCCGGCCCCGATGCGCTGGCCCCAGCGTGCTCGCCGGTCCGGGCCGGGTCCTCATCCGTCGCGGGTGAAAGCGCCGGTCGCCGGCCGGGTTCATCCCCACCGGGTGAGGCGGTGGGTGACCGATGTCGGCGACCGTCGGCGCATGCCGGCGTCCGCGCCTCGCGCGGCCCGCGCCGGCCCGAGGCCCGCAAGGGAGAGATCATGACAGGCTCCGCGAGTTCGTCACCCGCCGCGGCATCAGAGAACCCTTTCCCGGTACGCCCGGAGGACCCGCCCGTGGCAGCCGGCGGCCTGGCCGGCGACGACGCCGCGGAGCTCGAACGCCTGCGTGCCGAGGTCGCGTCGCTGCGCGCCCGGCTCGACACCCGCCCGCCGCCTCGCCGGCAGCGCACCGGCCGCCACCCGATCCGCGGCACCATCGCCGCGACACTCGTCGCCATCGCCGCGTTCTGCCTGGTCACCAGCGTGGTCGGGCTGTGGGCGGCGCGCACCACGCTGAACACCGACCGCTACGTGGCCACCGTCGCCCCGCTGCCGCAGGACCCCGCGGTCTCCACCGCCGTCGCCGAGTACGCCACCACTCAGTTGTTCGAGGTGGTCGACGTGGACGCCCGGCTGCGCGCGGTGCTGCCGCCGCAGGCCGGCTTCGTGGTCGGCCCGCTGACCGGTCAGCTGCGCGAGCAGGTCGACAAGATCGTGACGAACGTGCTGCGCAGCGACCGCTTCCAGCCGATCTGGATGGAGCTGAACCGGCGGGTGCACCAGCGGGTGATGGCGGTCCTCAACGGCACCAGCGACGTGCTCACCGCCTCCTCGGACCGGATCCAGATCGACCTGCTGCCGCTGATCAACCAGGCGATCCGGGCGGTGAGCGACCAGTTGCCCACCATGTTCGGCAAGACGATCACACTGCCCGACCTGAGCAGTGGCGAGATCCCCGCCAACCTGCGCGATCGGATCTCCGAGCAGCTCGGTGTGGAGCTGCCGGCGAACTTCGCCCAGTTCACCGTCTACGACTCCGGGCAGCTGTACGCCGCTCAGCAGGCCGTCGTCGCCGCCAAGCGGTACCTGGCGCTGTTCGTCGCCGCCACCGTCCTGCTGGTGCTCGCCGCGTTCCTGATCTCGCCGCGCCGCCGGCGGACCACCCTGCAACTGGGGCTGTGGCTGGTCGTCGCGGCGGTGACGATCACCGCGATCCTGCGGGCGGTACGCCGGGAGATCCTCGAACAGGTACCCGGCGGTGTCTACCGCGACGGCGTGGACGCCGCGATGACCAGCGTGTTCGGCCTGCTCCGGGACCGGGGCACGCAGATCATCGTGATCGGCGTGGTGCTCGCCGTGCTGGCCTACCTGGTCGGGCCGGGCCGCTTCCCGCGGTGGCTGCGCGCCCAGCTGGCCCGGGCCGGCCGGGCGACCGGCCGCGGCGTGCGTTCCGGTTCCGCGGTGCTGGCCGCCCGCGGCCCCGGCTGGATCGCCGCACACCTCGACCCGGTCCGGATCGCCGGCGTGGTGGTCGCCGCGATCCTCGCCCTGATCCTGTCCTCCTGGACGTCCCTGCTGGTGATCCTGATCCTGCTGGCCGCCTACGAGGTGGCCGTCACGGTGATC
This window of the Actinoplanes oblitus genome carries:
- a CDS encoding SHOCT domain-containing protein; this encodes MPGLLRGVARTAVIAGTATAVSNRVSRRQAGRWSRQAQEEDYNAQQPEPEPAAPAPDPMSVKLEQLKQLSELRAQGLLSDAEVEVQKAKILGS
- a CDS encoding DUF6325 family protein, which gives rise to MTDLQEMGPIDYLCIEFPRGSLTGKAFPMLLDLVDQHTIRVLDLLFVRKAADGAVMALDGTEMDVAGLGAFHGAASGILGGDDLREIGDILAPGAAAAVLVYENTWAAPLARTLREAGAQLVAGGRIPVQQLLSALDETESEQSTITSGS